TGTAGCCATCGACGAAGCATTGCGCAAAGACGTCGCCCTACTAACAGCCAAAGTAGCTGCTTTAGAAAGCAAATTAGAAATGCTGTCAATGAAGTACGACCTATTAAAGAAAAATCATAAATGAAGAAATTTCTACTTGCAGAAATTGTTATCGCGGCCATTTACGCAGGGGTCTTTTTACCGTGCGGTAACTGGCTAGAATACGTAGGAAATGTGATCGGCACTATGCTTTTGCCGCTTGGCATTGGCTATCTAATAGCCGTATGTCATACGCGCAAGTCGCCCCGCATCCATAAAGTCGCCTTTGTTGTTTTTTGCGTCATTATGTCTATCGTTAGTTTTCAACTTATCTATGAGCGAAATTTACGCCAAGAGCAAGCACAAACATCCAATACAGAAACGACTACAGCCCCTACCGATAAGGCAGATAGTCCTGTAGAAAAAGACAAACAAGACGACCAAAACGAAGAAGCACAGACCCGCGCTATCGTCGCCAAAGCCGTACAAATGGTACAAGAGAGTTTAGCCGTCAAGCAGGATAATACAAACAAGAAAAGTAAATTCTTTACTGATATATCATTTAAGACAAAAATAAAAATAGAAAAATGTTTGGAAGAAAATATATATTCCAGTGAATGTTTGGATGCTTGCTCGGGTTTAGATAGAAATAGTGCAGCGTGTATAGAATATGATAAGAAATTTTGGGCGCGGGAATATGAAATACATAAGGATTATTACGACAATTTGGAAAAATGGAGAAGTGAAGAAATAGCCCGTGAAAAATTTTATACAGTTTTAATTTGGTTAGGCGGTTGTTTGTTTTTTATCTTTATCCTTTATATATTATTCCGTCTTGTCAAAAACAAAATTTCTTTGCGCATTAAACGCCGCGCAGGCAAACACACATTAGACGATGTTTTTGCCGCCGAAAAAAAGGATTAGTTATGTCTGCAAAAAGAATATCTTGTGTAGGGCGCATTGGCCGGAATGGCAAGCGCTATCGCAAGCAAATAAACGGTCGTGTTTATGACAAATGGATAGCTGGTAATGCGGACCAGCGGGAGCGTGCGTACAAAGAATGGGTGGCCGAATTAGAAAAGAAACACGCGCGTAGTGCAGTAGATAACTCTATCACTTTTTTAGATTTTAGAGAAAAATTTGTTACTTATATCCGAACCCTTAAAGATAAAAATACAGGAGAGTTACGGTATAGTCCGCGCACGGTGGAAGAATACCGCTACCACCTAGCGGAGTTTGAACGTGTAATGAAGATACGCTATGCCGGAAATGTAGATTATGCAATGTTGGCAGAGTTTAGGCGTAAATCTCGTGATGCGGCCGATAAGGCAAAGCAAAATTATTATGGTGTAAATAAGAAAATGGGTAGTGTTACACGTGCCCTAAAGTGGGGAATGGCCGAGGGCCTTATAAATGTTTTTAACACAGCCCCGTTGGAAACAAAACTTGACACGGGTAAAGTTATTGTAAAAACGCTTACTAACTCGGCAGTATCTCTTTTAGTCAAATATAGTTCTGCAAAATGGAGCACAGCTGTCAAAATAGGATATTATGCTGGGTTGCGCCCCGAAGAAATGCTTAATCTGTTGGTATCAAAAATTGATTTCAAAACAGGTATTACAAAAATATGGGAGCACGCGGCCGATCAACGCCGTGGTATTGTGGCTTGGGCTCCCAAAAGAGATAAGCGCCGTTTAGTACTCTTGCCGCCCGATGTGCTAAAAGATATTAAACAACTGCACCCGAAAGAATATGTACTAACTAACAAACACGGCGAGCGGTACGATTTGGATAACTTTGGCAAGGCGTGGAACAAAAATCTTAAACACGTCAACCGTTGCATTTTGCGTAACGAGCCGGACACACCACCTATTCGTTGCACATATAAAATCCTGCGCAAATCAAACATCACGGCTCTTATGGATATGGGGCTAGAAGAACAAGATGCTTCTTTAAGTTTAGGGCACGCAAACAAAAAAACTAGCGAGAAACATTACATCAATGCAGATACTTTATTGCGCCAGCAAGAACACGCGCAGTTAGTGCAGATCCAAAAAATTAAGAAATATATTTTGTCTTTGCCCAAAACGATACGATAACTGTACCCAGTTTTTGTACCCAGTTTGAAACCTTGTTTTTCCCTGTTTTAGTTTGGTAATGTTTGGTAATGTTTGGCGCGTTTTCCGACGATAAAACACAAAAAGAAAACCCCTTACGATATAAAAAGGGGTTTTCGTCAAAGCACGGAAGGGGAGGGATTCGAACCCTCGATACAGTTTCCCGTATATCAGTTTTCAAGACTGACGCCTTAAACCACTCGGCCACCCTTCCATACGACGATAAGTTATATCTTATTGTAGCAAACTATGAGTGAAGTGTCCAAAAAGTGTCCATTTTTTCCAAAAATGCCACTTTATCCTATCTGGTTTTGTTTGTTTTAGTACCCAGTAAAAAATCAGACAAGTGGATAATTTGTACCCCGTTCACATTTCCTACAGCCAAATTGTCTAATGTAACCACATATTTAGGGTAATTATCTTTAATGGCAAGCAAATTATCCGTTTCACGGGTAGAATTTGGCGGCAGATTAACACAGACCTGCACATATATTTTTTCATCTTGTTTTTGGGCGATAAAATCAATTTCTTTATTTTGATTTTTACCAATAAACACATCATAACCCCTACGGCGAAGTTCTAGGTAGACTATATTTTCAATAACGGCAGGTAACATCGTGGCATTGTAACCCATCAACCCATATTTTAAGGATACATCCCCCAAATAATACTTTTCTTGGGTTTTTAGGATGGATTTGCCTATTACGTCATAGCGTTGGCATTTATGAATAATGAAGGCCTGCTCCAACCATTTTAGGTAGTTATAAATGCTCTCTACCGATATGGTCCGATGTTCGCTGCGTAAGAATTTAGCAATAGAATTAGCAGAGAATGTTTTACCCATATTATCCAAAATGAATTTTACCACAAGGTCAAATAAATCCTGTTTGTTGATACGGTGTCTGCGGATAATATCATTTGTAACAATAGCTTTATAAATATCTTGTACGATTTGATAAGCAGACTGCGTATCTAGTTTATTAGCGGCAATAAGGGGGAAACCGCCCATTTTGATGTAGTTTTCAAGTAGTTGTTGGGCAGTTAGTTCAGAAGGGCGCATAAAAGCAAGGTATTCTTCAAAAGATAATGTATAGACAGGAATAGACACATAACGGCCTGATAAATAGGTGGCTATTTCACTAGACATTAGTTTAGAGTTAGACCCGGTGACGTAAATATCTATGTTGCCTTGCTCCATTAACTGATTTACTACCTTCTCCCACCCATCAATTTCCTGCAGTTCATCTAAAAATAGGTAATATTTATCATTGTTAGTAATATCTTTCTTTACATCAGCCAACATTTCATTAGCAGTTAGGCCGCTTAATTCTACATTGGTATAGTTGCGGACAATAATCTGTTCCTTCTTGATACCACGCTTGAGAAGTTCATTTTGTATCATTTGAAAGATAGTGGATTTGCCGCTTCGACGTATTCCTGTCAGTATTTTAATAATGGGGACATCTATAAATTTGCTTATTTTTTCAATATAATCGGGTCTGTTTATCATAAATAGTACCTCTCAATGTATTTATAGTATATAGAAAAACTTGTAAAAAGTCAATAGTTTTTACAGTATAACATTAAAAACTATATAAATTTACATAGTTTTTATATATTTTTAGTAATAAATTAATGAAATCATATAAAACTTTAACGGTAGTTTAAACTTTTATTAAAAACGTAAGAAGTTTAAAAAGTAGTTAAAACTATTTGCTAACCTACACATAGTTTGATAGTTTTATGTGTAGATTAGCATAAGAGGTTCTATTCTATTGCAGTTGTGGAATTAAATCATCTACTACTTCAATTGATTTGCGTAAATAAGTAGGACTTAAATGCGCGTAGCGTTGGGTCAATTTTAAGTCGCTATGGCCCAATATACGCTGTAAGTCCGTAACACTTCCGCCGTTCATCATAAAATGGCTTGCAAATGTATGGCGGCACGAGTGAAAACAAATGCCTGTGATACCCGCCTGTTTGAGGGCGTGGTTAAAGTCAAATTCTATCTGTTTTGTGGATAGATTAAATACTTTTCCGCTCTTTTGTGGATTTAAACTAAGCAGAATCTGTTTCAGCGTTGGCGCAATGGGTACTTCTCGTTTATAACCAGATTTTGATTCATAAATGTGGATGATGTTGTTTTCCAAATCAACATCTTCCCAATCTACACGCAGAATTTCTCCTCGCCGCATACCTGTATAGATAGCAAAAGCAAATAGGGCTTTAGAACGTTCAGCTATACACAACAACATATCTTTGATTTGTGCTTTACTCAAGAAATTGTTTCGTGGTGGGTTCTCCTTCTGTTTCGCTACACCAATACAAGGATTTTCACCTTTATATATTTTCAACATAATTACTTTATTAATAATTGCATTAAGTGTAGTAAGATGTCTATTGGCAGTCGGAGCACTTGTTTGAGCTGACTTCTCATTATAGAACCGTTGCACATCTTCTGTGGTGATTTGAGAAAGGAGTTTGTCTCCGAAGTGCTTTTTTAATAGATTGATCGTACTTTTCAATTTGGGGCCACTTTTCTTATGGGATAAATGGATATCCCAGTATTTATCGGCCACTTGTGCAAAGCTCAATTCTTGCTTTTTCAAATCGGGAAAAAATGTGCCTTCGGCGATATCGCTTTTAATTTTAGCCAATATATTCTTTGCCAGCGTTTTTCCGCCGACAATGGTTTGACGGTGGCGCCTGTGCTGAGCATCGCGGTAATCAATGGTTACTGTTCCGTTTCCATTATCTTTAATTGACATAAGTTACCTCCAACAAGCTTGCATTTTGTAAGAGGTCTTTTAAGTTATAACTTTGCTTCTTACACATTTCAATAGTTTTATCCACTTCTAATCGGTCATAGCGCACTGAGCTTCCTACTTTAACACACCATTTAGCGGGGATTTTACCTATGCATTGCCAGGTACGAATGGTTCCTTCTGTACTGCCGATGTAATCGGCTAATTCTTTACTGTTTATCAAACGAGTTTCTTGTGTCATAATCGTATCCATTTATTAAATTTATATAGTTCTAACCGAAACCATATATAAATATAAATGAATTCTTCTTAAGGTCCTTTATTTTGCCTAATATTTAATTTGCATCTCCATGGTAGCATCTTTTTGTCTGTTTTTCACGGTTTCGAGTGCTGTTCTTCATGGTTTTGGAAGAAAAATAGTGATCTTCCTCTATATATGATACTAAGAAACTTTTCAAAATCTTGATTTAGTCACTTTTACTTCAATCATTTAAATCATAAAGAATGCTTTTTGATATACACCAATGAATTTTGATCTTTTCATTTAAATCTTTATAGGAACAATGAAAATTGCTCCTAAATGAAAATAACAGGAGAAAAAATATGGATAGACAACGACTATATATCCCATTGAAAAAAATTGAAGTGAAGGAAAGATATCCTTTGGAATTTAAACCTTGGAAGAAAGAATTTTCGAATGAATATTTTCCTGAAGTATCCGTAAAAAATGATACCCATTATGGGCTTGAGTTATTAATTCAATATTCTCATTCTAAAATTTTATATGGAAATAATCTATTGGAAGCTTCTCCAGGGCTATTGAGAGAATGTACTGAACAGTTATGTGAAAAACTTGAAAAAATGGGCATAAAAGCGCCGTTTGAAGTTTTATGGGAGCATAGTACGATGAGTGCTTTGGAAATAGGAAAGAATATAAATTTGGATTCTTTACCTGCTTGGGTAGTAGTGGATTATTTGAAAAAGTTTCCAGCTCCGTGTGGCTATATGGACCCCGCTGAAGATTATTATCATTCACAAACAAGAAACAATCAATGCCGTTTTTATAGTCGAAGTCATGAAGTGACATTCTATAATAAAACTCAAGAATTACAGGATAAACTCCAACAGAATATGGAGGGTTTCTTTTTTTGTAGGCCGAATATTTTACGTTTTGAGGTGCGGTTAAATAAATCGGCCTTAAAAACTTTATTTGGAAAAACGGCCATTAGTTTAAGTGATTTGGCAGCCAAAAAAGATTGTTATGAAGAGGTTGTTGAAAAGTACTGGAACCCTTTTGTAAAAGCAAGTAAACACAATCCTATTTATCTTTCTCCCCAGGCACAGTTGGCTCAAGTTAAATCTCATCTAAAGCCACAATCATATATAAATCTATTGGCTTTCAAAGAAATGGAATATCGTGAAGGTTTTTGCTATACAAAATGTTTTTTTGAGCGAGAGATTGGCAAACAAGAGACCCATAATATCATTGCTTGTTATAAACGATATCCTATTCTTAATATCGTAGATAATAAGTATGATATTATAGACAAATTAGATTATGCTATATCGCACCCGCGGTGGTGGCTGAAAATGGAAGATATTTTTAAACCCAATGAAAGACCGTTTGAATTTTCTCAGTGTTTAGTAGAAGATTGGTGGACTACGGCAGATTCGTCAGAATACCTCGGTATTTGCGAACGTGCTGTTCAAAATAAATGCCGCTCGGGAGAAATCCCCAGTTTCTTTGTTGGAGGAAAATATCGTCTAAAAAAAGCGGATGTAATGAACTATCAATACCAACAAAAATTAATAAAAAAGACCCCCAACACCCTATAGTACTACAATCAATCAATAATATACCCAATCCAATAACTTTAAACCTTATAAAACTATAAAAATTTAAGCCTTATTACTAAAAACTATCAAATAAAGTTAAATTAAATTTCTCAATAAGCTAATCTATCCATAGGTTGGCTTATGTTTTTATATTGTAATGCTATCAAAATCCCACCATATAACGGGTGGGATAGTGATTAGAAATACTGATTTATTACATTATTTGAGAGAATTTCTATTAGATATTGCCTCTTCAATTAAAGATTCAAGATGACTTTCTATATTAGCATCTATCCATCTTCTGATAGCATCATTACTGTCTCTTTTCTTTACTAAATTTCACATTTTTACTCCTAATCATTTGCTATTTGTATAATGTAAAAATATAATATCAATATATTATTATTTTTGGATATAAAATAAGATAAATTTTCATTTTTACATACTATTTGCTAAAATATCAATATCTTATTTGAGGAGTTTATAGTACAGCCCAAACAATGGCGTAACTTACAATTTAATCTGTTTTTGGAATCCTATAGAGAATAGGATTGCACCTTGGTGATAAACCAAAGTTCAATGAGAGTCCAAAAATAGCTGGTTTAGGCAGAACGTAGAAGGAAGTCATGAGCCTTCTATGCTCTGCCAAGTGTATCTATTAGAGCATTAATAGATACCACGGCTGTTTAGGATCTAAGGCACTCTCATTGACTTAGTACTAGGCGGCCGTTTTTTTATATCTCGTTTTTATTCTTCTCTATAGGATATAGTATTTAGTCAGTAGTTTTGATTTATACCTAGGAGGAGAATATGACTGTTAATGCTATATTATTCGATTTAGATGTATTCATAGATACAAAAAGATGTTATTATGAAGTGCTAAACACAGCCTTAACAAAGAAAGGATTTGCTCCTCTGTCTTATTCAGGATATTTAACGCAATTTAATTGTTTACCTACCGACTTAATACTTAGAATTCATATCCCAAATCAAACTCAAGAAACATATGTTGAAATCGAAAAATTAATGCAGTATTTCTATCGTTACATAGATCCGCAACTTTGTGTAGTAAATCCTTGTTTTCTCAAAACATTAAGAGCGCTCAAACGGAAGGGGTATCATTTAGCTGTATATACCCCATTGGATGAAGTTATTGCTTCCGAAATACTAAATAAAAGTAATTTGCTCTCCTTATTTGACAACTCATTTTTTAATCAGAAGGTTCAAGCAGACTATTCTCTTTCGAGCTTGTACCTCAATATATTTAAAAAAATGGGGGTTTCAGCAGACCAAGTGTTAATTTGTACGGCTCCACAAAGAAATAAATCTGTTATTGAATCACTAAAAACTCATCTGTTCTTGACTAATGGAAATAATTTTAGTGTGGAATCAATAATGCAAGTTATAGAACACGCTGATAAACACAGAAACTATTTATTTCCTCACAGTAAAAGAAAATTTCGTTTCAAAGAATATATTTCTTAGCGGAGCATAATATGAAATGCAATGTGATTATTCCTATGGCAGGAGCAGGAAGTCGATTTAGGGCATCAGGATATGCCTTGCCAAAGCCATTTATTGAGTTTGAAGGAAAAATGATGATTGAGCATGTATTAGCATCTTTTTCTGCAATTCAATCACATATTATTTTAGTGCTTCAGGAAAAATTTTTAGAAGAACAAAAAGAGCAACTTGCAAAAATACAACAGCATTACCCAATTGATTTTGTAACTGTGCCAAAATTAACAATGGGCGCCGCCATTACTGCATTGGCTGCACATAAAAAAATAGACCCTAATTTTGACTTATTATTTGCTGATTCTGATAATATATTCTCTCCTAAGGATGTTAAAGATTTTTTAATTAATGTCCGAGAAAGAGACCTAGCAGGAGCAATGCTTACTTTCTTTTCGAATAAACCTTGTTTTTCCTATGCCAAAACAAATGAGGAAGGATATTTAATTGAGACGAAAGAAAAAGAAGTTATTTCTTGCCATGCTATTGCAGGTATGTATTATTTTAAGGCATTAGAAGTATTTAAAGATGCAGTGATAGATATGATTGTAGAGGCGGATTTATCGAAGGGAGAATTTTACATGTCAAATGTGTTTAATCATTTGAAAAAATTTACTTCTCAAATTGGACTCTATGATATAGAACATTTTGATTGTGTCGGCACACCAGAGCAGTTAAATGAGTATTTAAAGAGGAATCATCATGCAAGAATTCAATAATATTGTTCTATTTGGTGGTAAGACAAAAAACGAGAATATGCCTATGGGGTTTTATTCTTCTCTGTCACTCTTACCTTTAAGAGGAAAGTCTATAATTTGGTGGCAGTTAGAAAATTTGAAAAGTTATGGAATAGATCAAGTAATTTTAGCCATCACCAAGGATAATATTAAGCTAGCAGATTATGTAAAAAATGTCTTAGCTGCTCATTTCCAAATACAGCTAGTACAAGTAGGAAGTAATAAAAATATTTTATCATCACTCAAATATGCCTTGCGTAAGGCTGATATGAATCTGCCAACTCGGGTTATTCTGGGAGATTGTTTTATTCCTGAAAGTATTAATGATGAAACAGATGTATTGTTTACATCAAATAAAATTGTTTCTTCTAAAAATTGGTGCCTTGTAGATAAGAATTCAAAGGGGTATTTAAAATTTATTGATAAGGAATTAAATATTCCGTTACAGAATAAAGAAGCTTTGGTAGGATATTTTTCATTTTCAGATACTAAGTTCTTGTTACATTGTTGTACCAAAGCCCGTATTATGCTTAAAAAAGAAATTTCTACCGCTTTGGAAATGTACCAGCAAAAGTATCCTATTACTACTAAAAAAATAGAAGATTGGTATGATTTGAGACATACTTCGGGTCTTATTAAATTAAAGAATACTTTGTTTAGTGTTCGAGATTTTAATTCTATTACGGTAGATACGTCGTTAGGCACGCTTACTAAATCCAGCACCAAAATACAAAAGCTTGAAGATGAAGCCTATTGGTTTAATCACTTACCAAATGAGCTAAAAATTTTAACTCCACGTTTTATTAGCTTTACAAAAGGAAATCATAAGGCTGAGTTAACCCAGGAATTGTATGGTTATCCATCTTTGCAAGAATTGTACTTGTCGGGAGAAGTGAATATAGAAGATTTTAGTTATATTTTGGAAAAATTATTTGCATTGCACAAAAGATTTGAGAAATATACTAGTAAAGAAAATGAATCAGCTTTACGATGGCTATATGTAGATAAGACTGCGGAAAGAATAGAGGAATTAAAACGGCAAAAAGTATATTGGCAACAATTATTCCGAGAAGATATTTTGACAATTAATGCTACCTCTTACCACGGAATTCATTATTTAAAAGAAGAAATCATCAAATATGCCACAAGAATAAGCAAAAATATACCGCAAACCATTATTCATGGAGATTACTGTTTTTCCAATATATTATTTGATTCGTCCAATTATACATTTCGGTTAATAGACCCACGTGGCAGATTGGATGCTGAAGCTACTATTTATGGGGATCCTCGCTATGATATTGCTAAATTGAGGCACAGTGTATGTGGATTGTATGATTTTATTGTGCAGGGGTTATTTAAAATTAGTGAAAAACAGAAAAACTTTGAATATAAAATTTTTGCCATGCCAGAATATGCAGTACTAGAAAATATCTTTGATAGATTGGCTGTTCAGAATGGATATAATCCCCAAGATATTAAGTTTATAGAGGGACTTTTGTTTTTGTCAATGATCCCTCTTCACAAGGACAATTTTAATAGACAGAAAATGTTTTATATACGAGCAGTAGAATTACTAAATGATGTGTTAAGTCAGGCAAAAGAGGAAATTAATTATGGAAAAAAAGACCTTAAGAATATGCATTGATTTAGATGGAACTATTTGCACAATTAAAAAGCCAAATGAGAGTTATGCAGATGTCAAAGTACAACCTGGAGCAAAAGAATTCATAGATGCTTTAAAAGCTGACGGACACACGATTATTATCAATACTGCACGCAATATGAAAACACAGGGACATAATGTAGGAAAAGTAATGAAAAATATTGGCAAAATCACCCTAGACTGGTTGGATGAACACGAAATACAATACGACGAGATTTTCTTTGGTAAACCCAACGCTGATATTACTATAGACGATAGAGTGGTACGCTTTACTGATTGGAAGAATATACAGATTGAAGATCTTGTTAAAATCGCGAAGGAGAGATAGATCATTATGAAATATGCGATTGTTACCCCGACGTATGCTCCACATTTTAAATTTGTAGATAAATATTTAAAAAGTTATAACCGTTATGTACAAGATAAAGAGCAGATAGAAATCATATTTACAATTTCTAAAGATGAGAAGGAATCTTTTTCTAAAATATTAGAAAAGTATTCAAATCTTAATATTAAAATTATTCTCTTCGAAGATTTGCTTGCTAAATATAATATTGTTTATACGCCACAAGAATTGCTGGAAAGATATAAAAAATATTCATTTCAAACATTAAAGAAATTTTATACTATGCTAGACTCAGATGCTGATTATTTCTTAGTCTTAGATTCTGAATCTATGTGGATTAGACCGACCGTAATGACAGAGTTATTTGAAAATTATTATAAACATCCTTTTTTAATATATTCATCAATAAGGAAGCGCCCTTGTGTTGATCCTTTTACTCAGAATGTTATTCAAAATGTTAATTATCTATTGAATAAAAAATGTGATAAATGGTTTTTAGAGAATTTTATATGGTTTTATGACAAAATACATTTAAAACGACTCTTTAGCGAGTTTGGGTCTCCAATTCAACTAGTAAAGAAAATATATGATTTACAGCATGAAAGTAGTATTGAAGCAGGGGTTTTTGAGATAGTATTGTATCAAACATATTTATACCACAATAGCAGTGCTTATAAATATCGTGTAATTGATGCTGACAAGCTTCTTGCAGAACATCTAAATAAAACAGAATTAGAGTTTTATAGGAAACGACATGATTTATATTTTCAAGGAAATTGCGGTCTTCTAGAGCGTATTATGAGTTTATTATCTAAATCTAATTACCAAAAATTAGCTAAACTATGTAAAAGTCAGAGTTTTAGTATTATTCGATGTGAAACACATCATCTGGAAGATTATTTATTACAAAAAGCATTTTTAGATATTCTACAACCTAATATTTTAGCGGCATCGCAAGATCACGCATTTGGGGTAAGTAACTCCTATTCGATTTTACTTAAAAAAACTAAATATTATCTGAAATTGCAGAAACATGTTAAGCGATTCGGTGAATTTCTGAATAATTTTTTTGAGCCAATTGCTATTGTATATTATGCAATTAGAGTATTGTTGTATATCCCCAAATTCTATAAACGGTACAAATAATGACTCTATATAAAGATATCTCTGTGGTGGTGCAAGGAACTGTAGATCCTACCCAGACGCCTACGTGTTTGGCCTCTGTCCGCAGATGTTTGCCTGGTTCTACCCTTATCTTGTCTACATGGCAAGGGAGTAATGTGGATGGGTTGGAATATGATGAATTGGTCCTAAGCAAAGATCCAGGAGGAATTAAGAGCAAAGATTTAGAAGAAAAGACTTTTTATAACAATACAAATCGTATGATCTTGGGTGTTCAAGAAGGGCTGAAAAAAGTACGTACCCCTTATACACTCAAACTTCGTAGCGATATTATTTTACATGATGCAGATTTTCTAAATTATTGGGATAAATTCTCTGTACGAGATTCACAATACAGCTTATTCCAACACAGAGTTCTTAATTACTATTTATTTACCCCTCAATTTGGCAATTATTATGGGAGGAAATTTCCAAGTTTATTTCATCCGTCTGATTGGATGTTTTTTGGGTTAACGGAAGATATTCAATTTTTATATTCCATACCCTTACAACCAGATCCAGAATATTCGCTGTGGTGGACTATACATCAAAAACCACCTCATCAAGTTAATTGTTGGCCCGCTAGCCAATGGCGTTATTCTCCAGAGCAATATTTATTCTATTCTGCAGTTAAAAAGCGATTTCCTACTATTTCATTTGAGCATTATCTAGATGTTACGCGTAAAAAAGAGGATTTCTCACGTCGAATGATGATAAATAATTTTGTAATTTTAGATTACAGACAATGGCATATTTCTATGTCTAAATATCAAGAAGACATGGGAAAAATTCCGTATGGCCAAACCTCTCATGCTCAATGGCAAGAAGATTATAAAAACTATTGTGATCCTTCGTTTTATGTGTCATGGCAGCAGCGACTATTTAAATATTATCACTTAATCAAACCAAAAAAAATTGAGTGGGAAAAAAGGCTAACTCGAAAATTATTTTCGCGTGTATACAAATGGTATATTTATAAAAAATATGCCAAGTATCCTATTAAATTAAAGCAAAAATTAGCTGCTTTTGAGCCATCTGATAATTATTATATATACGTAGAAGATAGGCCCCGATATATGAAGTAATTTAGAGGTTATCTTTTTTTATTTAAACACCTTTTTTACTTGTTCAATAATCTGCTTGCTACGTTTGCAGATCAAGATTTGTTTGCCGTGCAAGGTCCAGCGTGTCTTGCTCCGTGGGTAAACCTTGGCCTAGAACAGTCGTGATGTGCTGCGCATTAAACCTTTCGGAAGGGAAAAATCTTAAAACAAATAAAATAATTAAAGAAAATAAAGAAATTATAGGTTTATAAAAAATATTTTTTAGCTATGGCGTCTTCGGAAAGAACTAGAAAATATCCGATAAATTGTTAAAAAAATAAACATAAAAATAAGAAATTTTTGAGTTTTTTACCTCATTTCTTCATTTTTCTCGTCGGTAAAGGTTCTAAAATAAGGTGTCCAAAAAGTGTCCATTTTGGGTTAAAAATCATTAAATTTTGTTAAAGATGATTAAAAAAGCCTTCCGTTTAGTGAAAAGGCTTTTTATCGTTTTTTTCGTCGTGCATTAGTCAAATCAATTCGGAAAGCGAGGAACTCGGATCC
This genomic stretch from Elusimicrobiaceae bacterium harbors:
- a CDS encoding sulfite exporter TauE/SafE family protein yields the protein MKKFLLAEIVIAAIYAGVFLPCGNWLEYVGNVIGTMLLPLGIGYLIAVCHTRKSPRIHKVAFVVFCVIMSIVSFQLIYERNLRQEQAQTSNTETTTAPTDKADSPVEKDKQDDQNEEAQTRAIVAKAVQMVQESLAVKQDNTNKKSKFFTDISFKTKIKIEKCLEENIYSSECLDACSGLDRNSAACIEYDKKFWAREYEIHKDYYDNLEKWRSEEIAREKFYTVLIWLGGCLFFIFILYILFRLVKNKISLRIKRRAGKHTLDDVFAAEKKD
- a CDS encoding site-specific integrase; this translates as MSAKRISCVGRIGRNGKRYRKQINGRVYDKWIAGNADQRERAYKEWVAELEKKHARSAVDNSITFLDFREKFVTYIRTLKDKNTGELRYSPRTVEEYRYHLAEFERVMKIRYAGNVDYAMLAEFRRKSRDAADKAKQNYYGVNKKMGSVTRALKWGMAEGLINVFNTAPLETKLDTGKVIVKTLTNSAVSLLVKYSSAKWSTAVKIGYYAGLRPEEMLNLLVSKIDFKTGITKIWEHAADQRRGIVAWAPKRDKRRLVLLPPDVLKDIKQLHPKEYVLTNKHGERYDLDNFGKAWNKNLKHVNRCILRNEPDTPPIRCTYKILRKSNITALMDMGLEEQDASLSLGHANKKTSEKHYINADTLLRQQEHAQLVQIQKIKKYILSLPKTIR
- a CDS encoding ATP-binding protein; this encodes MINRPDYIEKISKFIDVPIIKILTGIRRSGKSTIFQMIQNELLKRGIKKEQIIVRNYTNVELSGLTANEMLADVKKDITNNDKYYLFLDELQEIDGWEKVVNQLMEQGNIDIYVTGSNSKLMSSEIATYLSGRYVSIPVYTLSFEEYLAFMRPSELTAQQLLENYIKMGGFPLIAANKLDTQSAYQIVQDIYKAIVTNDIIRRHRINKQDLFDLVVKFILDNMGKTFSANSIAKFLRSEHRTISVESIYNYLKWLEQAFIIHKCQRYDVIGKSILKTQEKYYLGDVSLKYGLMGYNATMLPAVIENIVYLELRRRGYDVFIGKNQNKEIDFIAQKQDEKIYVQVCVNLPPNSTRETDNLLAIKDNYPKYVVTLDNLAVGNVNGVQIIHLSDFLLGTKTNKTR
- a CDS encoding tyrosine-type recombinase/integrase, which gives rise to MSIKDNGNGTVTIDYRDAQHRRHRQTIVGGKTLAKNILAKIKSDIAEGTFFPDLKKQELSFAQVADKYWDIHLSHKKSGPKLKSTINLLKKHFGDKLLSQITTEDVQRFYNEKSAQTSAPTANRHLTTLNAIINKVIMLKIYKGENPCIGVAKQKENPPRNNFLSKAQIKDMLLCIAERSKALFAFAIYTGMRRGEILRVDWEDVDLENNIIHIYESKSGYKREVPIAPTLKQILLSLNPQKSGKVFNLSTKQIEFDFNHALKQAGITGICFHSCRHTFASHFMMNGGSVTDLQRILGHSDLKLTQRYAHLSPTYLRKSIEVVDDLIPQLQ
- a CDS encoding helix-turn-helix domain-containing protein, with the translated sequence MDRQRLYIPLKKIEVKERYPLEFKPWKKEFSNEYFPEVSVKNDTHYGLELLIQYSHSKILYGNNLLEASPGLLRECTEQLCEKLEKMGIKAPFEVLWEHSTMSALEIGKNINLDSLPAWVVVDYLKKFPAPCGYMDPAEDYYHSQTRNNQCRFYSRSHEVTFYNKTQELQDKLQQNMEGFFFCRPNILRFEVRLNKSALKTLFGKTAISLSDLAAKKDCYEEVVEKYWNPFVKASKHNPIYLSPQAQLAQVKSHLKPQSYINLLAFKEMEYREGFCYTKCFFEREIGKQETHNIIACYKRYPILNIVDNKYDIIDKLDYAISHPRWWLKMEDIFKPNERPFEFSQCLVEDWWTTADSSEYLGICERAVQNKCRSGEIPSFFVGGKYRLKKADVMNYQYQQKLIKKTPNTL
- a CDS encoding HAD hydrolase-like protein, encoding MTVNAILFDLDVFIDTKRCYYEVLNTALTKKGFAPLSYSGYLTQFNCLPTDLILRIHIPNQTQETYVEIEKLMQYFYRYIDPQLCVVNPCFLKTLRALKRKGYHLAVYTPLDEVIASEILNKSNLLSLFDNSFFNQKVQADYSLSSLYLNIFKKMGVSADQVLICTAPQRNKSVIESLKTHLFLTNGNNFSVESIMQVIEHADKHRNYLFPHSKRKFRFKEYIS